In Nicotiana tabacum cultivar K326 chromosome 19, ASM71507v2, whole genome shotgun sequence, one DNA window encodes the following:
- the LOC107781258 gene encoding mavicyanin-like, whose amino-acid sequence MAVSAVATLLFLLVASPVAFAANHVVGGSGGWSQTGDYSTWAAGETFNVGDTLEFNYGGSHSVDVISKDDYENCNTGNALESHSDGKTTIKLSKAGPMYFTCSAFGHCQSGMKLAVDVKDSSSTPSTPSTTPSTPSTPSTTPSTPSDSPTTPTPEVGNTPSKSTPVTPNGAAGVMGKTVVGFSVLLGALLAFMC is encoded by the exons ATGGCAGTGTCAGCGGTAGCAACTCTCCTATTTCTTCTGGTTGCTTCTCCGGTGGCTTTTGCCGCGAACCACGTTGTTGGAGGAAGCGGCGGGTGGAGCCAGACCGGAGATTACTCCACTTGGGCAGCTGGTGAAACCTTCAACGTTGGTGACACTCTTG AGTTCAACTATGGTGGAAGCCACAGTGTGGATGTAATAAGCAAAGATGATTATGAAAATTGCAACACCGGAAACGCCCTCGAGTCTCACAGCGACGGCAAAACCACCATCAAACTTTCCAAGGCCGGTCCAATGTACTTCACTTGTTCCGCATTTGGTCACTGTCAATCTGGCATGAAGTTAGCCGTCGATGTCAAAGACAGCTCCTCcactccttcaactccgtcaaCTACTCcgtcaactccttcaactccatcaaccactccttcaactccttccgACTCACCCACCACACCCACGCCTGAGGTTGGCAACACGCCGTCCAAGTCGACACCGGTAACGCCAAACGGAGCAGCAGGAGTTATGGGCAAAACTGTGGTCGGATTTTCAGTTTTGTTGGGAGCTTTGCTTGCGTTCATGTGCTAG